AATTAAAGTgaaatttaaatgtattttttttgtgcttaaaACTCCTGATGCGTCTCAGATTTGAGTTTATGGCCAAAATCCCTGCAGGGAACTCAAAACAGCTCGAGGATTTTGCCATTTTGACCAAATATGTATATATCTATATGTATTATCATGTTCTTTTCGTGCCATTTAAAATTTCACACAACCTGCAACTTTCAAAACGACGACGGCTTGCGTTGCATTGAATGTAGCGAGGAAGATTTTCAGTGTGTAGCCAGCACTTCACTGTCCTTCCCTCTGCTTCTAGAAATGCAAGACTGAGAGCACCTTTTCCTGCTGGCTCAGGAACACTGTATGTCAAACGTGTTAAAGTCACATAGGAACACATAGGACTCAACTGAAAGCACCTTCAATGCTGCCAGCTGTAAAGATTAGAttttcaaatatatatatatatatatatatatatatatatcaaatgTGTTTTATCACTTAGAGCTTAAAGAAGTTGTGCGTATGGCTGTATGACTGTCGCCCTGACACGAAGGCCTTTTCCCACAAATGACCACAAAAGATGCTATTTTATATTTTACCTGGAAATGACAGTCTGCGCCCCTCAGCTAGCCGTACCTCACCCCAGTGCAATATAGCAAGAACGGAGCTGCAAAAACTTGTAATGTGTTGTATAACTGTGGCACTTGGTTTGATGGTAttgtggcaaaaacaaaaaaaatgtgttgcagcTAATGACTGAGTGTATGTTTTGTAATTTTATTACTAAAGCACTTTTTTATGTAAagtattttgatatttttgtaaccagggtttttttcttttttttcttttggattaCTTGTATAACTGTGCTGCTAGGCCTGTTATTTCAGTCACATTTCTCTTAAGACTAAGAAGAAAAATGCCCTGAACATTTCAATTAAAACGGATCATATCGCAACAGATGCATTCACGTTTCTGTCAGCTCTGCGGCTTATTGTTTCTCTGTCAATAAAAGTGTTATAGTCTGTCAGAGGTGcgtttgtgatgtttgtgcagATATGAAATAGAGGGGCAGGTCTGTGAGTCACAGGAAGTCGGGGAGCAGAGGGATGATTGATCGTTAATGTGACAGCTTTAACTGGAGCGGAATCGAGCTCTTCCCGCTCTGGATGACTGTCTGCAAACATtcctctctgctcacacacCAACACGTGGATCAAAGACGCCGACATGGCCGAGACGGGACTGCAGGAGGACGCGAGAGGAAGGGCTCGGTTTGTCGCTTCTTTCTTCGTCTTTGTGTGACATGCGTTGGTTTATTTATGGGAAACGACGTCAGTAGAaaggtgagtgagtgagattCAGTCTGCTGAGCTGCGGATTTGTACATGCTGATATCACGGATGTTGTTAAAATGTAGACAAAGATACAAAGATGTTTGGATATTCATCTTGTGCACTGGATGTTGCATTTTTCCAGGAGAGTTTATGTTGAATTTGTACCAAATTAGTTACTCtctggatttttttcagtaGATGTAGTGAAGTATGAATAAATTCATATTGTTGCAAAGCTTCTGGGTGATTTGGACGTGTTTTAAGTGCAGCAAACTGTATAAACCATGTAACAAGATGTCCGGGTTGGTCCTATGTACTATAGTGAAACCTTGTCAAAAATAGAGCTATTGATTAGCTGTTCTGTGATCAGTGACCTtccctctgacctgcagcatgAGAGTCAATAtatgtttgctttgattttgtGCAGAGCTGTAAGCACtggaaaatgtgtcatttgcaGTTCCAACATTTTGTACTTATACAATATTTTGAAAGGAAATGCATAATTATAGAGTACATTAAAACTGGTATTTACTATGGCAGCAGCAATGTATCTCCTGGAATCATTATAAGCGGTGTTCTGCACTGAAAAGATTTCTCCAGTGAAAGTATTAAagttatcagcaaaatgtgctttgaaaaaacacattgtgcAGCAGAGTAGACCTTTTcagattgttttattattatatatgaaATCATATGAGTATTCTTTCTTATGCATCACTATGTAAGCAGTATTTTGATTTTAATAACTCCACTTTTGGGAAGTTTaatctttaaaatgaatgtagGTGAGTCATTTTCCCTCTAAAATGTATTGGAGTGTGAGTATAAAGTACCCCAAAAGTGTAACTAAATTCAGGGTTTGGGTAATTTTGCTTAATTACATCCCACCCCTGATCATGTTTCATTATGTAGAGAGAGGGACAAGCTGCTCAGCGTCGACTCAGTCACGGGTTCCTCTCAAACATGGGAGTCTCCATCACTCACAGACTCGGACACTCAGCTGTATTTTCTCGGACTGTGGGACCAGACGTCAGACCACCCGTCCCCAAACTCCTGCTGCCTCCAGAGGACAGCGCTGAGACGTCGGGGACTCCTCCAGCTTTCATCTCCGTCTTTCTGCCTGAGTTCCCACAGCGTAAATTTCCAGGACGAGACCACTTCCAGGTACTTTGGTCCACAATGTAGGACTGCtcaacagcattaaaaacaaagcagtggaGACATTGAGATAACTGAACCTCTGTGCTCACAGATCCTGGGCTTCATAGCCAAAGGCTCATATGGACCCATCTTGAAAGTGAAGGACATTTTCAAAGACAAGACCTTTGCTGTTAAGGTTAGTTCAGCTATGATAGTTAATACTGTAACAACATTATGTAAAAACATGGGATACTTTTTGTGtaatcatttttattgttgtgtAGGTTCTCCCAAAGTCAGAGATCTTGAAGCATGAAGTGGTGGAGCAGTCGAAAGAAGAAGTCATCATTCAGGTATCACAGTGTCAAATTACCAGCTGTTGGAAAAAGTACCAGATCAAATGAACTGTTTGAGAGGAGGGTAGAAGAGTAAGAAGCGGAAAAGATGTTACTCAAACTACATGTAAGGAGGGATAACACTGCTAAAAGGACAATGAGGAAATGTTcctttttcttcattaaatGACCTTTTTTCTGCAAATGGCACTTCAGATATGACGACCAGTGCGTGATCACTGTCTGAATCTGTAGATACATGACTTTGAATGATTTGCAGAGCAACACTCAGGTCCACTAAGAATTCATTATATGACACCAGAATGCGATTTGAGGGAGTGATGTCATCCTCCCTGTTagccaaatgaataaaatgcccccttgttaacctgccgccccctctccatcccctaGTGCagggcagaggggttgtttatGTTAGTCTAGTCTGTCTGACTCATTGATCTTTAATCTGACTGAGTTGTGCTTAAGTTAGAGTCTGTGGTCCCGACCGTGGCCGACCGTagcctaactgtgctgtgtattgataaatccatggtgaTGTCCGTGGTTCTGAATATGATTGCGCCTCGTTCCCACAGCCGAACCCTTCTGTCAGTTTTGtcttggatctataatattctctaaactatATGCTATGAAAACTCATTTCTACAGTTATATGCTCTACAGAGTGGTGTCACTTCACAGTTAAAGTGACAAGTAAGGGATCTAAGGCATCATCTGGACTATGGGAAGCTCCTCATCCACCTCTCACTGTTATActcactctcactctgtgtgtgtgtgtgttgactgttGCATTGCAGCGGCAGCTCAAACACCCATTTATCCACAATCTGCAGGACTGCTGGCAGACACAGCGCCACCTCTTCATTAGTGAGTTAATAAGTATCTAAACGACGGCACAGCTCGACCCTCCTCCCTTCTACTGTCCTTCCTTTCTTTGAGTTGTCCTCGTGTGGTCCCTGAAAGTAGACTGCTGCACCCTGACAAATCTCAGTACTGGACACCGAAGGGGCACACTGCCATCTAATGAGAGTGCTGAGTAAAGCTCAGCATGCTGCCTGCATGAGTTTTTACCACAGTGATCATGAACATGTTTCCAGTTTTAAGTACACTCAGTGGTATTGGCAGGTTAAACTCAAATTTGAGTAAGAGCTGTATTAAATCAGCTGTCAGGAGaataaacagcatgtgtgtttttgaccAGACTgattccttcctccttccttttcccAGCAACATGATGAGAaaatcttcttttctttctgtggtttcctcatttctgatgttttatttcacGCTGCCCTGAGTTACTCCATTAGCTGCTTTCAAAGACATAAACAGTATGTGTGTCTCGTCCTCTGCAGTGTGCGACTACTGCGGCGTGGGAGACTTGTACACTTACTGGTTACTGAAGGGCCGGTTTGAGGAAGATGAGGTTCGGCTCTTCGCTGCAGAGCTGGGCAGCGCGCTGGGTTGGTCATGAAAGGGTTTTTTAAACATGAGCCTCCTCCTTGTCTTGTATTTATGTTGCATCTTCTCactttttgtcttctgtttgttaTTTCTAGGATTCCTGCATGACTTGGGGATCATGCACAGAGATGTGAAGGTGTGACTTttcaaaatgtgatttatttatcCTGCATTTTTGACTTTACGTGACAATAATTTTACTCTTTTTTCAGATGGAGAACATTCTCTTAAGTGATCAAGGTAAttcttttgtgttcatttttttgtacttttggtCAGTAAAAACATTTAGAGAATCAGATTAAATTGATTAACTTTATTAATCCTGGACATTCACATTGACAAATAACAAAAGAGACGTGATAACACACAAACTAACACAAAAACACCTACTGTGATTCATTAATGGGGAAAATGCTGACCATAAGTGATGCACCTAAACAATACAATATATATAGGACCAGATCTAGAATAGTATGTTGAAGTTCATCAGTTTGAGCAGGTGTTTTGATCCAGGTCACCTTCGTTTGTCTGATTTCGGACTCTCGCGGCGGCTGAAACGAGGAGGAAGAGCGTTCACTATATGTGGGACTCTCCAATACATGGGTGAGATTTTGGTTTAATTTTCCTACAAATGAAATTTACCTCTCGCCAGAATATTCCCATTTGCCTTTCGtggctgttttggttcactgcATCATCAGAGCCCCACCTGCGTTTTGCTCCCGTTGGATTCAGCTGACCCACTTATGAATGTGATGCACCTGTGATGCATTCTTGCTTTTGGTTCCctccaaacacatttttgtctccactgtgctgtgtttttttgggattttctgtgtgatgttggtttcatcttcagttttttttttctttttttctgaacagCTCCTGAAGTTTTAGGTGGGGGTCCATACAACCATGCTGCTGACTGGTGGTCCCTTggcattttgttgtttgcaCTGGTGACAGGAGAGGTGAGAGCACATGAGCTCAACATTTATTAGCCCTGTGTGGTTCTCTGTCAGTTATTAGTCACTGCAGTTTGCCTTTTTGCTTTTGCAGTTTCCGgtccctgcagagacagaccaCGGCGCCATGTTGACCAAGGTCAGAGATTTTCCATATGTCCTACCCGAGAACCTCGGCTCTGCTCTAGCTGTCCTGCTCACTGAGGTTTGTAAATGTcattctcctctttctgctttctACACTGTGATCCCTCTGACTTGTCATATTTATcggtttcattttctctttatgGATGCAGCTTCTGTGCAAGAATCCAGT
This genomic interval from Chaetodon trifascialis isolate fChaTrf1 chromosome 9, fChaTrf1.hap1, whole genome shotgun sequence contains the following:
- the LOC139336681 gene encoding ribosomal protein S6 kinase-related protein-like, whose product is MGNDVSRKREGQAAQRRLSHGFLSNMGVSITHRLGHSAVFSRTVGPDVRPPVPKLLLPPEDSAETSGTPPAFISVFLPEFPQRKFPGRDHFQILGFIAKGSYGPILKVKDIFKDKTFAVKVLPKSEILKHEVVEQSKEEVIIQRQLKHPFIHNLQDCWQTQRHLFIMCDYCGVGDLYTYWLLKGRFEEDEVRLFAAELGSALGFLHDLGIMHRDVKMENILLSDQGHLRLSDFGLSRRLKRGGRAFTICGTLQYMAPEVLGGGPYNHAADWWSLGILLFALVTGEFPVPAETDHGAMLTKVRDFPYVLPENLGSALAVLLTELLCKNPVDRLRNLERFKMQAFFRGSSFDSLILQKTPVDVILKLRTHPDWAAKARRGLSPDNFDSFDCDQILRSPTTPSELSPALASMDLSPAAEQTCEA